The genomic stretch GAATGCGGTGGTGCTGGCTTTTTCGCCGTAGGCCATCCGGCCCCAAGATAAGCTGCGGCTGCTATCCGATCCCCAAAGGCGGACCGGGCTCGTGGAACGAGCCCGGTCCGCCGGGGTGGAAAACATTCTGGTAGACGTGGGTGTCCTCGACCTCCAGAGCACCGCCTGGAGCGCCCTGGCTATCCGCGAGGTTAAAGAGCGGCTGGGCTTACCTTGCGGCTGCGCTCCCTCCAATGCCTTATTTAGCTGGCAAAAACACCACCGCCAGCGGCTAGCCCGCGAAGATGCCCTCAGCGCCACCGGAGCTGCCGTTTATAGCCTACCCATCAATTGGGGAGCTGACTTCCTCTTCTACGGGCCTATGCGCTGCGCCCCCTGGGTTTACCCCGCCTGCGCGGTGGCAGATGCGCTGGTAGCCTACGGGGCCAAGCTATCCGGTACCCGTCCCCGCCAGTCTACTCATCCTTTGCACCGGATTTAGAGCTAACCAGGTCGTATAGGCAAACCATTAATAGACGCCTCAGTTGGAACCAATGGTCTAGCTGAGGCGCCTTACTTTGGCTGCAGAGTCTTCCCAGGAAAATGCGGCCCAATTGTAGGACCTAAGAGGATTTAAGCCAGTTATGGAGAAAGAACTAAAAGTCCCAATATATATTCATTTTGCCTTATCTACTTAAATTGGTGGGAGTGAGGATTAGGTGCTAATTGTCGGAGAGCTGATCAATACCAGCCGAAAAGCCATCAAGAAGGCCGTGGAGGAAAGGGACGCAGCCTATATCCAGGACTTGACTCGCCAGCAACGCGAGGCTGGAGCCGATTACATCGATGTCAACTGCGCCACCGTGCTCAACGACGAGTTGGGGTCGCTCAGGTGGGCCATCGAAAATATCCAAGCTGCCGGTGGACTCCCCTGTATCGATACCCCCAATCCGGAAGCCATGGATTTGGGGCTATCGCTCACCCAAGGCGGCCAGCCTATGGTCAACTCTCTTTCCGGCGAAAGCGAGCGCTACCGATCGATGCTACCTCTGGTGCTGAAGTACAAAGCCCGGGTAATCGCCCTTTGCCTGGACGACCAGGGAATGCCCAAAAACGCCGACGACCGGGTGCGGGTGGCCAGGAACCTGGTGCAAAACTTGACCGCGGCTGGAGTGCCCATGGGGGATATCTACTTGGATCCGCTGGTGCAACCATTGAGCACCAGCGACAGCGCCGGTCTAGAGGTTCTGGCGGCCATTCGCCAGATCAAAGAGGAATTCCCGGAAACCCATATCATCTGTGGGCTCAGCAACATTTCTTACGGCCTACCCCAGAGAAAGGTCCTGAATCAGGTGTTTATGGTCCAGACCATGACCGCCGGCATGGATGCTTATATCCTCGATCCCCTGGACCGGAGCATGATGGGCTTCCTGCGAGCCTCCCAGGCTCTGCTGGGCCAGGACCCCTTCTGCATGAACTACCTCGCCGCCTTCCGTCAGGGGCTATACGAAAAGGCAGGAGCCTAGTTGCCGAACCGCGGCTAGGCGGCTGACTACTATAGGGACCAAAAAGGATCCTGAAATTCAGCTACCTGTCAGGCTAGACAGATGCAGGCTGACCGGTGCGATTGTCCAGCACGCGCACCCATAGTACGGGGTTATCAGGCTGGATGTAAATAGGTTGGCCTGGGGCCTGGTGGGCGCGTGGGCGCGGCCCAAACCGCGCCCACCAGGCCCCAGGCTCGAACCTCCCAGCACTATTGGTTCAACAGCTGGAAACAAATAGTTGCCGGCCTTCCCGGCTTACCAAGCGGGGCCACCATAGGCAGTCCTTCCCCCTTGGTAAGCATTCTCAAAACTTTATTATCGCGCCCTGGTCGGCAGAGCTCACCAGCCGCTCATACAGGGCCAGGTATCCTTTCTGGAACTTAGGGGCCGGAGGTTTCCATTGACTCAACCTCCTCTGGATCTCCCGCTCATCCACGTGGAGCTCCAACCGCCGGTTGGGGATATCCACGGTAATCCGGTCGCCCTCCTCCACCACGGCCAGGGGGCCACCACTCGCTGCCTCGGGAGAAACGTGCCCCACGAAGCAACCGTTATTGGTGCCCGAAAAGCGCCCATCGGTCACCAGGGCCGTATGCTTGGCCAGCCCTAGGCCATAGAGATATTTCATAGCCTTATACATCTCCCGCATGCCGGGCCCACCCTTGGGACCTTCGTAGCGGATAACCACCACATCGCCCTTCCGAATCCGCCCGGAAAGGATAGCCTCTTCAGCTTGTTCTTCCGAGTCAAATACCCGAGCCGTGCCGGTAAAGGTCCAAACCGCCGGATCGATGGCCGCGGGTTTAGCTATAGCTCCAGCCGGCGCCAAGTTACCCCGCAGGACCGCCAAGCCACCATCAGCTCTAAAGGGCGATTCTACAGTACGGATAACTTCTCGGTTGACCGCTCCCCAGCCCGAGCCCCGGTAGGCAGCCAAGTTCTCCTCTACTGTCTTCCCGGTAACCGTCAGCGCATCCAGGTGCAAGAGGTTCCCTAGCTCAGTCATTACCTGGGGAATGCCGCCGGACTGATAGAAATCCACCATATTGTATTTGGAAGCCGGGTTGAGCTTGGCCAAATAGGGAGTCTCGCGGCTAAGCTGATCAAAACGGTCCAGCCCTAGCTCCACTCCCGCCTCGTAGGCAATGGCAGGAAGGTGGAGGGCGGCGTTGGTGGAGCCGCCAATGGCCATGCATACCCGAATGGCATTGTCCAGCGACTTGGAATTGATGATCTGGCGGGCGGTGATGCCGCGGCGAACTAGCTCTACGATGGCTTGGCCGGTAGCCTGGGCAGCCCGCATCCGGTCAGCGTAGACTGCCGGTATCAGCGCCGAACCCGGCAGCGACATGCCCATAGCTTCAGCTAGAGAACACATGGTATTGGCGGTGCCAAGGTAGGCACAGGAGCCGCAGCTGGGCCCACAAACGTCCTCCAGGGCCTCAAACTCCGCCTCGGAGATGCGGCCGGATTTCAGCATACCCACCGCTTCCGACAGGGTGGTCATATCGCTGGCTCGCCCGTCGAATTCTCGGCCACCCAGCATGGGTCCGCCAGCAATCAAGATGGCCGGTAAATCCAGCCGGGCCGCCGCCATCAGCATGCCGGGCACGATCTTATCGCACGATCCCAACAGCACCATGCCATCCAGGCGGTGGGCCTGAATCATCACCTCAATGCTATGGGCCACCAGCTCTCGAGCTGGCAGAATATAGTGCATGCCATCATGGCCCTGGGCAATGCCATCGCAAGGGGCAAGGATGCCAAATTCCACCGGGGTACCCCCGGCCCGGTAGATCCCTGACCGCACGTATTCAGCCACTTCGCGCAAATTGTAATGTCCAGGTACCACTTGGTTCCAACTGTTAACCACGGCAATTAACGGCCGGGAGAGATCATCATCGGAATAGCCCATGGTTTTATAAGTGCCGCGGTTAAGCAACCATTCAGGACCGTTTAAGATATCTTGGCTTCGAAAATGCACTGACTGGTTCCTCCCTTAAGGTTTCAAATAATGCACCATTGTTGCTCAAAACCTAAAAATTTGCGCCCTGACATCAAGGCTCTAGCTGCCTCGATAGCCTAGAGATCGGGATACCTGGCTTGAGGTATCAGTAACCAAGGCTATGGCCCGCCGCAGCCGCTCACCAGTCAGGCGGGCAGCTGGACCCGAGATGCTCATGGCGGCCACCGCCTTGCCCTCCCGGTCATATATGGGCGCCGCCACGCAACGCAAGCCCTCCATCAGCTCTTCGTTGTCAATGGCGTACCCGCGTTGGTGCACCCGCTCCAGCTCCTCTTCCAGCATTTAAACAGTTAACTTCGTCAAAATCTTCTATTTCCCTTTCGGAGTTCCTGGAAATCATTCGTCCATAGCGAATTTGTTGAATCCGCCACCTTCATACCGGCGGGTGCTGTATGATGGTTAGCTCAGGTTGGCAAGACGCCGCCCTTACGGCCAAGGCTTCGAGAATCGTTGCCCTAGTTGAAGAAAGGTTGTCGGCGTCGGCGTGACTGCACCAAAAAGGGAGGCCAATCGCCTTGGCCTCCCTCGCTTCTTATTGACACTATCCGGCCCAACTTTATCTCCGCAGGCGGGCTACCTGCCGTTGGTTCCGGTGGGCAATGATGCTGCGATTCCACCCGCTGTCGACTGGTTAGCAGCAGAAGCCTGCGCTTGCCGTTTTTCCCAAATTGGCCGTGACTTGGCTTCCCAGGCGGCTGAGCGCTGGTCCAGGAAGTCAGCGATAGGTCCACTCAGAGCCGTCTCTGCTCCTGGATGGGTGGCCTCAGCGCCAGACTCGCTGACGATATCTCGCAACGCCTGGGGCACATCGATGAGCGGGCAGGGAGTTAGCAGGTTCTCGCTAAAGGGTTGCCGTTTTTGGTAAGCCCGGAAAAGGGGCGAATCCAAAACCTCCTTAAGGCTCTTGTTGAGGATATTGTCCACAGAAAAGTGGACAAAGGCGCACGGCTCTACCGCTCCCGAGGCGGTGATGTGGAAATAACGGCGGCCGCCAGCAATGCATCCTTCGGTTAGCTCTCCATCGTTCCAAAAATCGGCAATCAAGAAAGGCTTCTGGGTGCGGATGGTACGGATACGATCCACCAGATAGGCCCTCTGCTCCGGGGTCACCATAAGCCTCACATCTGGATCCCGGCCGATGGGTATGTAATGGAAGGACCACCCATAGGATACGCCCTTTTCAATTAGGAAATCAATAAACTCATCGGAAGTGACCTCATAAACGTTCTCGCTGGTGAGGGTGAGCGAAACCCCAAAGGGAACCCCGCGCTGGCGCAACCGCTCCATGACCGCCATCACCTTGTCAAATACACCTTTGCCCCGGCGGGCATCGGTGCGCTCCCGGTCTCCCTCCAGGCTAATGGCGGGAGAAACGTTGCCCACCTCTACCAGCCGGTCAGCCACCGCATCGCTGATAAGCGTCCCATTGGTATAGAGCATAAATACCATATCGCTGTGTTTGGCCGCCAGATCCAGGAGATGAGGGTAAAGGAACGGTTCCCCGCCGGACATAACGATCCAGTAGATGCCCAATTCTTTTGCTTCCCGCAAAATCCGGTCTAAAACCTCCGGGGGCAAACTGTCGTGCTTTCGGTATTCACCTGCCCAGCACCCAGTGCACCGCAAGTTGCAAGCGCTAGTTGGATCTATGAGAATAGTGTGAGGGACATTAATGCCTAGTTGCTCCGAAACCTTCCTTTGCTTGGGCACTCCAAAAAACATGGAATTGAAGAAGAAATTGTAGAGCAACCGCTTGCGGATATTGGGATGAAACTCCCGGGTAGCCCGGTTAACATAATATGAGGCCACAGGATTAGTCTGATATGCTTCCCGCAAGTCGGCAATCATCTGTTTGTGATAAGGCGTTGGAACCAAGCGTTCAGCTAAATTAAGTAACTTGATTACATTTCTATC from Clostridia bacterium encodes the following:
- the ilvD gene encoding dihydroxy-acid dehydratase; the protein is MHFRSQDILNGPEWLLNRGTYKTMGYSDDDLSRPLIAVVNSWNQVVPGHYNLREVAEYVRSGIYRAGGTPVEFGILAPCDGIAQGHDGMHYILPARELVAHSIEVMIQAHRLDGMVLLGSCDKIVPGMLMAAARLDLPAILIAGGPMLGGREFDGRASDMTTLSEAVGMLKSGRISEAEFEALEDVCGPSCGSCAYLGTANTMCSLAEAMGMSLPGSALIPAVYADRMRAAQATGQAIVELVRRGITARQIINSKSLDNAIRVCMAIGGSTNAALHLPAIAYEAGVELGLDRFDQLSRETPYLAKLNPASKYNMVDFYQSGGIPQVMTELGNLLHLDALTVTGKTVEENLAAYRGSGWGAVNREVIRTVESPFRADGGLAVLRGNLAPAGAIAKPAAIDPAVWTFTGTARVFDSEEQAEEAILSGRIRKGDVVVIRYEGPKGGPGMREMYKAMKYLYGLGLAKHTALVTDGRFSGTNNGCFVGHVSPEAASGGPLAVVEEGDRITVDIPNRRLELHVDEREIQRRLSQWKPPAPKFQKGYLALYERLVSSADQGAIIKF
- a CDS encoding radical SAM protein translates to MPDFQFARQFIGERALGQLLSYLGRDADRNVIKLLNLAERLVPTPYHKQMIADLREAYQTNPVASYYVNRATREFHPNIRKRLLYNFFFNSMFFGVPKQRKVSEQLGINVPHTILIDPTSACNLRCTGCWAGEYRKHDSLPPEVLDRILREAKELGIYWIVMSGGEPFLYPHLLDLAAKHSDMVFMLYTNGTLISDAVADRLVEVGNVSPAISLEGDRERTDARRGKGVFDKVMAVMERLRQRGVPFGVSLTLTSENVYEVTSDEFIDFLIEKGVSYGWSFHYIPIGRDPDVRLMVTPEQRAYLVDRIRTIRTQKPFLIADFWNDGELTEGCIAGGRRYFHITASGAVEPCAFVHFSVDNILNKSLKEVLDSPLFRAYQKRQPFSENLLTPCPLIDVPQALRDIVSESGAEATHPGAETALSGPIADFLDQRSAAWEAKSRPIWEKRQAQASAANQSTAGGIAASLPTGTNGR
- a CDS encoding methyltetrahydrofolate cobalamin methyltransferase yields the protein MLIVGELINTSRKAIKKAVEERDAAYIQDLTRQQREAGADYIDVNCATVLNDELGSLRWAIENIQAAGGLPCIDTPNPEAMDLGLSLTQGGQPMVNSLSGESERYRSMLPLVLKYKARVIALCLDDQGMPKNADDRVRVARNLVQNLTAAGVPMGDIYLDPLVQPLSTSDSAGLEVLAAIRQIKEEFPETHIICGLSNISYGLPQRKVLNQVFMVQTMTAGMDAYILDPLDRSMMGFLRASQALLGQDPFCMNYLAAFRQGLYEKAGA